The nucleotide window GGCCGCCGCGGCACTGCGTCGTACCACTCTGCCGGGCGGTCTGCGCGTCGTAACCGAATACTTACCCGCGGTGCGGTCCGCATCGGTTGGGGTATGGGTCGGGGTGGGCTCGCGCGACGAGGGTGCCACGGTGGCCGGCGCCGCGCATTTTCTTGAGCACTTGCTCTTCAAGGCGACCCCGACCCGTACCGCGGTGGATATCGCCCAGGCGGTGGACGCCGTTGGTGGTGAGCTGAACGCATTCACGGCCAAGGAGCACACCTGCTATTACGCGCACGTGCTCGACACCGACCTGGAACTGGCTGTTGACCTGGTTGCCGATGTAGTGCTCAACGGCCGCTGTGCCGCCGAGGATGTCGAGCTGGAGCGCGACGTCGTCCTCGAGGAGATCGCCATGCGTGACGACGATCCCGAGGATGCGTTGGCGGACATGTTCCTCACCGCGATGTACGGCGACCATCCCGTGGGCCGGCCGGTGATCGGCAGCACGCAATCCGTCTCGGCGATGACGCGATCTCAGCTGCACTCGTTTCACGTGCGGCGCTATACACCACCGCGGATGGTGGTCGCGGTGGCGGGCAACGTCGATCACGACGAGGTGGTCACCTTGGTACGGGAGCACTTCGGGGCGCGTCTGGTTCGCGGACACCGACCCGTGGCGCCGCGGAAAGGCACGGGCCGGGTCAATGGCACCCCTCGGTTGGTGCTGGGCGGTCGCGACGCCGAACAGACCCACGTGTCGTTGGGGATCCGCACACCCGGGCGCGCCTGGGAGCATCGCTGGGCGTTGTCGGTGCTGCACACCGTGCTCGGCGGCGGACTAAGTTCGCGGCTGTTTCAAGAGATCCGCGAGGCCCGCGGCCTGGCCTACTCGGTCTATTCCGCGTTGGACATCTTCGCCGACAGCGGCGCCTTGTCGGTGTACGCGGCTTGTCTCCCCGAGCGTTTCAACGATGTCATGCGGGTGACCAGGGACGTGCTGGAATCGGTGGCGCGCGACGGCATCACCGAGGCTGAATGCCGGATTGCCAAGGGGTCGTTGCGCGGCGGCCTGGTCCTCGGGCTGGAAGACTCGAGCTCGAGGATGAGCCGCATCGGTCGCAGCGAATTGAATTACGGCAGGCACCGCAGCATCGAGGAGACCCTGCGGCAAATCGAGCAGGTCACGGTCGAGGAGGTCAACTTGGTGGCCCGTCGGCTATTGGTGAAGCGCTACGGCGCCGCCGTTCTGGGCCCCTACGGATCGAAACGACAGCTGCCGCAACAACTTCGAGCGATGGTAAATTAGCCCAATGGTGTTGGGCTTCTGGGATATCGCGGTACCCATCGTGGGTGCGCCGATGGCTGGCGGTCCGAGCACCCCGGCCTTGGCCGCGGCGGTGTCCAACGCGGGCGGGCTGGGTTTTGTGGCCGGTGGCTACCTCACGGCCGACCAGTTCGCAGACGATATCGCCGCGGCGCGCGCCGC belongs to Mycobacterium basiliense and includes:
- a CDS encoding M16 family metallopeptidase, translated to MPRRQAADPAAAAALRRTTLPGGLRVVTEYLPAVRSASVGVWVGVGSRDEGATVAGAAHFLEHLLFKATPTRTAVDIAQAVDAVGGELNAFTAKEHTCYYAHVLDTDLELAVDLVADVVLNGRCAAEDVELERDVVLEEIAMRDDDPEDALADMFLTAMYGDHPVGRPVIGSTQSVSAMTRSQLHSFHVRRYTPPRMVVAVAGNVDHDEVVTLVREHFGARLVRGHRPVAPRKGTGRVNGTPRLVLGGRDAEQTHVSLGIRTPGRAWEHRWALSVLHTVLGGGLSSRLFQEIREARGLAYSVYSALDIFADSGALSVYAACLPERFNDVMRVTRDVLESVARDGITEAECRIAKGSLRGGLVLGLEDSSSRMSRIGRSELNYGRHRSIEETLRQIEQVTVEEVNLVARRLLVKRYGAAVLGPYGSKRQLPQQLRAMVN